The window AGTTCGGCACGACGATCTTCGCCGAGATGTCGGCCCTGGCCCTGAGTACCGGCTCGATCAACCTCGGCCAGGGCTTCCCCGACACCGACGGCCCCGAGGAGATCCGCGAGGCGGCGGTGCGGGCGCTGCGCGACGGCCGCGGCAACCAGTACCCGCCGGGCCCGGGCGTGCCCGAGCTGCGCACCGCGATCACCGCCCACCAGCAGCGCCGCTACGGCCTCACGTTCGACCCCGACACCGAGGTCCTGGTCACGGCGGGCGCCACGGAGGCCATCGCCGCGGCCCTGCTGGCCCTCCTCGAACCGGGCGACGAGGTGATCGCCCTGGAGCCGTACTACGACTCGTACGCCGCCTGCATCGCGATGGCGGGCGGTACGCGCGTACCGGTCACCCTGCGCCCGCACGAGGACACCCACGACGGGGTCGTGCACCGGCGCTTCCGGCTGGACCTGGACGAGCTGCGCGACGCGGTCACGGACAACACCCGGCTGCTGCTGATCAACACCCCGCACAACCCGACCGGCACGGTCCTCACCCGCGAGGAGCTCACGGCGATCGCCGAGCTGGCCGTCGAGCGGGACCTGCTGGTCGTCACCGACGAGGTGTACGAGCACCTGGTCTTCGACGAGGCCGAGCACATCCCGCTCGCGACACTGCCCGGCATGCGC is drawn from Streptomyces liliifuscus and contains these coding sequences:
- a CDS encoding pyridoxal phosphate-dependent aminotransferase; translated protein: MAVMTSSARRPLLNRRLAEFGTTIFAEMSALALSTGSINLGQGFPDTDGPEEIREAAVRALRDGRGNQYPPGPGVPELRTAITAHQQRRYGLTFDPDTEVLVTAGATEAIAAALLALLEPGDEVIALEPYYDSYAACIAMAGGTRVPVTLRPHEDTHDGVVHRRFRLDLDELRDAVTDNTRLLLINTPHNPTGTVLTREELTAIAELAVERDLLVVTDEVYEHLVFDEAEHIPLATLPGMRGRTVTIGSAGKSFSFTGWKVGWVTAAPELVAAVRSAKQFLTYVASGPFQYAVAEALALPDTYFEAFGADMRAKRDLLGAGLAEAGFKVFRPAGTYFITTDIRPLGESDGFAFCRALPERAGVVAIPNAVFYDHREAGAPFVRFAFCKQTSVLEEAVKRLKTLAG